In one window of Nocardioides panacisoli DNA:
- a CDS encoding beta-ketoacyl-ACP reductase: MSDDSAANAPDARSVLVTGGNRGIGRAIAEAFLAQGDRVAVTTRSGGAPDGALEVKADVTDPAAVDAAFAEIEAAHGPVEVLVANAGITADTLVLRMSEDDWSSVIDTNLTGSFHLAKRAAKGMLRQKRGRIIFISSVVGLLGSPGQVNYAASKAGLVGMARSLARELGSRGITANVVAPGYIDTDMTAVLSEEQKTTIKGQVPLARYGDPTEVAGAVTWLAGESAAYVSGAVIPVDGGLGMGH, translated from the coding sequence GTGAGTGACGACAGCGCTGCCAACGCCCCCGACGCCCGATCCGTACTGGTCACCGGCGGCAACCGCGGCATCGGCCGCGCGATCGCCGAGGCCTTCCTCGCCCAGGGGGACCGCGTCGCGGTCACGACCCGGAGCGGCGGCGCCCCCGACGGTGCGCTGGAGGTGAAGGCCGACGTCACTGACCCGGCCGCGGTCGACGCGGCGTTCGCGGAGATCGAGGCGGCACACGGGCCCGTCGAGGTCCTGGTGGCCAACGCGGGCATCACCGCCGACACCCTGGTGCTGCGGATGAGCGAGGACGACTGGTCCTCGGTCATCGACACCAACCTGACCGGGTCCTTCCACCTCGCCAAGCGCGCGGCCAAGGGCATGCTGCGGCAGAAGCGGGGACGGATCATCTTCATCTCCAGCGTCGTCGGACTGCTGGGGTCGCCCGGCCAGGTCAACTACGCCGCCTCCAAGGCCGGGCTGGTGGGCATGGCCCGTTCGCTCGCACGCGAGCTCGGGTCGCGCGGCATCACGGCGAACGTGGTCGCTCCCGGCTACATCGACACCGACATGACCGCGGTGCTCAGCGAGGAACAGAAGACAACCATCAAGGGCCAGGTCCCCCTCGCCCGCTACGGCGACCCGACCGAGGTCGCGGGCGCGGTGACGTGGCTCGCCGGCGAGAGCGCCGCCTACGTCAGCGGGGCGGTCATCCCCGTCGACGGCGGCCTGGGAATGGGGCACTGA
- a CDS encoding SixA phosphatase family protein: MSTLIVIRHAKTEPAASTDFVRELTARGRRDARATGNWLAERGLAADAALVSAARRARQTWVRIADAAGWDVEPAIEPALYSAEVEDVIGRLRLLEGEDTVAVIGHNPTMHALAATLDDGAGDTEAATRLREGYPTSTAAVLDVPVAWADLAPGAGTLRALHTGRG, encoded by the coding sequence GTGAGCACCCTGATCGTGATCCGGCACGCCAAGACCGAGCCCGCGGCAAGCACCGACTTCGTCCGCGAGCTCACCGCCCGCGGCCGACGTGACGCCCGGGCGACGGGCAACTGGCTCGCCGAGCGGGGACTCGCCGCGGATGCGGCACTGGTCTCGGCGGCGCGACGGGCCCGGCAGACGTGGGTCCGCATCGCCGACGCCGCCGGGTGGGACGTCGAGCCCGCCATCGAGCCCGCCCTCTACAGCGCCGAGGTCGAGGACGTCATCGGCCGGCTGCGGCTGCTCGAGGGCGAGGACACGGTCGCGGTGATCGGCCATAACCCGACCATGCACGCGTTGGCCGCCACCCTCGACGACGGCGCGGGGGACACCGAGGCGGCCACCCGACTGCGGGAGGGCTACCCGACCAGCACCGCTGCCGTCCTCGACGTTCCGGTGGCGTGGGCCGACCTGGCACCGGGCGCGGGCACGTTGCGCGCGCTCCACACCGGCCGGGGCTGA
- a CDS encoding SURF1 family protein: MHASEWVRSWRFLLSRRWVLFALAVLVLAYGTWWLGEWQFGRLDDRKDRNAVIRANEDRPPAPVDEVLSPGGDVAERDEWRVVSATGTYDASDTVVVRYRTRDGIPGVNAVVPLVTPGGTALLVDRGWMQTDNRGTTAADLPAPPEGEVTVTAWVRADGTGDSTRVADQSTRAISSSEIGPALDREVYGGFVELRSETPEPAESLARVELPELDNGPHFFYGLQWWFFGILAVGGFTYLARDEWKHGPRSARRRPRPSGRTPVTAGPSQRPQQPAVDREHRPGDERRGG, from the coding sequence GTGCATGCGTCGGAGTGGGTCAGGTCGTGGCGCTTCCTGCTCAGCCGCCGCTGGGTCCTCTTCGCCCTCGCCGTCCTGGTCCTGGCCTACGGCACGTGGTGGCTCGGCGAGTGGCAGTTCGGCCGGCTCGATGACCGCAAGGACCGCAACGCCGTCATCCGGGCCAACGAGGACCGTCCACCGGCGCCCGTCGACGAGGTCCTCTCCCCCGGCGGCGACGTCGCGGAGCGCGACGAGTGGCGGGTCGTGAGTGCCACCGGCACCTACGACGCCTCCGACACGGTGGTGGTGCGCTACCGCACCCGCGACGGCATCCCCGGCGTCAACGCCGTGGTCCCCCTCGTCACGCCCGGTGGCACCGCGCTGCTGGTCGACCGCGGCTGGATGCAGACCGACAACCGCGGCACGACGGCCGCCGACCTGCCCGCACCCCCCGAGGGCGAGGTCACCGTCACGGCCTGGGTGCGAGCCGACGGCACGGGCGACAGCACCCGGGTGGCCGACCAGTCCACCCGGGCCATCTCCAGCAGCGAGATCGGTCCCGCCCTGGACCGCGAGGTGTACGGCGGCTTCGTCGAGCTGCGCTCGGAGACCCCCGAGCCCGCGGAGTCGCTGGCACGGGTCGAGCTCCCCGAGCTCGACAACGGCCCGCACTTCTTCTACGGACTGCAGTGGTGGTTCTTCGGCATCCTCGCCGTCGGCGGGTTCACCTACCTCGCCCGTGACGAGTGGAAGCACGGCCCCCGCAGTGCGCGGCGGCGACCGCGGCCGTCGGGGCGGACCCCCGTCACGGCCGGACCGTCACAGCGACCTCAGCAGCCCGCCGTCGACCGGGAGCATCGTCCCGGTGATGAACGACGCGGCGGGTGA
- the moaA gene encoding GTP 3',8-cyclase MoaA has product MQMLPLADRYGRVATDLRVSLTDRCNLRCSYCMPPEGLDWLPSDEQLTDDEVVRLVTLAAERLGVTEVRFTGGEPLVRRGLVDIVRRVREAGPDLELSITTNAMGLTRTAGALAEAGLDRVNVSLDTVRPDSFHQITRRDRLQDVIDGLAAAEAAGLGPVKVNAVLLRGINDDQAPEMLRWCLERSYQLRFIEQMPLDAQHGWSREEMVTAEEIFASLEQEFTLTPAKEPRGSAPAELFTVDGGPGTVGVIASVTRPFCGDCDRVRLTADGQIRNCLFARTESDLRSALRGGASDAELAERWVVAMHGKAAGHGIDDETFLQPDRPMSAIGG; this is encoded by the coding sequence ATGCAGATGCTCCCACTCGCGGACCGGTACGGACGCGTGGCCACGGACCTGCGGGTCTCGCTGACGGACCGGTGCAACCTGCGGTGTTCCTACTGCATGCCGCCCGAGGGCCTGGACTGGCTCCCGAGCGACGAGCAGCTGACCGACGACGAGGTGGTGCGGCTGGTGACGCTGGCCGCGGAGCGCCTCGGCGTGACCGAGGTGCGCTTCACCGGTGGTGAGCCGCTGGTACGCCGCGGCCTGGTCGACATCGTGCGCCGGGTGCGCGAGGCGGGCCCGGACCTGGAGCTCTCCATCACCACCAACGCGATGGGGCTCACCCGCACGGCGGGAGCCTTGGCCGAGGCCGGCCTGGACCGCGTCAACGTCAGCCTCGACACGGTGCGCCCCGACAGCTTCCACCAGATCACCCGGCGCGACCGCCTCCAGGACGTCATCGACGGGCTCGCAGCTGCCGAGGCGGCCGGCCTGGGGCCGGTGAAGGTCAACGCCGTGCTGCTGCGCGGCATCAACGACGACCAGGCACCGGAGATGCTGCGGTGGTGCCTGGAGCGCAGCTACCAGCTGCGCTTCATCGAGCAGATGCCGCTCGACGCCCAGCACGGCTGGAGTCGCGAGGAGATGGTCACCGCCGAGGAGATCTTCGCCTCCCTGGAGCAGGAGTTCACGCTCACGCCGGCCAAGGAGCCCCGTGGCAGCGCGCCCGCCGAGCTGTTCACCGTCGACGGCGGACCCGGCACGGTCGGTGTCATCGCTTCGGTGACGCGGCCCTTCTGCGGCGACTGCGACCGGGTGCGGCTGACTGCGGACGGCCAGATCCGCAACTGCCTCTTCGCACGCACCGAGTCCGACCTGCGCTCCGCGCTGCGTGGGGGTGCCTCGGACGCCGAGCTCGCCGAGCGGTGGGTCGTCGCGATGCACGGCAAGGCCGCCGGCCACGGGATCGACGACGAGACCTTCCTGCAGCCCGACCGGCCCATGTCGGCGATCGGCGGCTGA
- the fabI gene encoding enoyl-ACP reductase FabI: MTETTSTTGTGLLAGKRILVAGVTHPSSIGYAVAEFAQQQGATVIISNFGRALRITERIAKRLPETPPVIELDVTDPDHLETLPDKLAEHVDGLDGVVHSIAFGNPETLLGGKFMDGPWEDVAQAVQVSAYSLKALAAACRPAMTDGGSIVGLTFDASQAWPAYDWMGVAKAALESTSRYVARDLGAEGIRVNLVAAGPLRTIAAKAIPGFTDLEEMWATRAPLGWDNDDAVPTARAVGALLSDLFPATTGEIVHVDGGFHAMGA, encoded by the coding sequence ATGACCGAGACCACCTCCACCACCGGCACCGGCCTGCTCGCCGGCAAGCGCATCCTGGTCGCGGGTGTCACGCACCCCAGCTCGATCGGGTACGCCGTCGCCGAGTTCGCCCAGCAGCAGGGCGCCACGGTCATCATCTCCAACTTCGGCCGCGCGCTGCGGATCACCGAGCGCATCGCCAAGCGGCTCCCCGAGACGCCGCCGGTGATCGAGCTGGACGTCACCGACCCCGACCACCTCGAGACCTTGCCGGACAAGCTCGCCGAGCACGTCGACGGGCTCGACGGCGTCGTGCACTCGATCGCCTTCGGCAACCCCGAGACGCTGCTCGGGGGCAAGTTCATGGACGGGCCGTGGGAGGACGTCGCCCAGGCCGTGCAGGTCTCGGCGTACTCGCTGAAGGCGCTGGCGGCCGCGTGCCGGCCGGCGATGACCGACGGGGGCTCCATCGTGGGGCTGACCTTCGACGCCTCGCAGGCCTGGCCCGCCTACGACTGGATGGGCGTCGCCAAGGCCGCCCTGGAGTCCACCTCCCGCTACGTCGCCCGCGACCTCGGCGCCGAGGGAATCCGGGTCAACCTGGTGGCGGCCGGTCCGCTGCGCACGATCGCTGCCAAGGCGATCCCCGGCTTCACCGACCTCGAGGAGATGTGGGCCACCCGCGCACCACTGGGCTGGGACAACGACGACGCGGTGCCCACGGCCCGCGCGGTCGGTGCACTGCTCTCGGACCTGTTCCCGGCCACCACCGGCGAGATCGTGCACGTCGACGGCGGCTTCCACGCGATGGGTGCCTGA
- the serB gene encoding phosphoserine phosphatase SerB, with product MSQHPADTLLITLTGKDRPGVTSAIFDVLAASGVSVVDLEQIVVRRRLVLAVLVTAPSRPERLRAAVEDTAAALDMTVEVSTGTGDNRARGSGRSHVTVIGSPLSAKAMSVMAGRIADCGGNIDRIERMARYPVTAIELHVSGASPERLRTLLAVEAAHSGVDVAVQPANLLRRGVRLIVMDVDSTLIQGEVIEMLADRAGHGSEVAAVTEAAMRGELDFEQSLRERVKLLAGLEESVFDEVYDEIVVNPGARTMVRTLRRLGYRFAIVSGGFSQITDRLAEDLGIHFSRANTLEVVDGRLTGTVLGEVVDRGAKADALREFAARVGVPEEATIAIGDGANDLDMLQAAGLGIAYNARPVVQEIADTAVNVPYLDAIMYLLGISREEIEAADAEAGITTPAPPV from the coding sequence ATGTCCCAGCACCCCGCAGACACCCTGCTCATCACGCTCACCGGCAAGGACCGTCCGGGCGTCACCTCCGCGATCTTCGACGTCCTCGCGGCCTCCGGCGTGAGCGTGGTCGACCTGGAGCAGATCGTCGTACGCCGTCGCCTCGTGCTGGCCGTCCTCGTCACCGCACCGTCGCGCCCGGAACGGCTCCGCGCCGCCGTGGAGGACACTGCCGCCGCGCTCGACATGACCGTGGAGGTGTCCACCGGCACCGGTGACAACCGGGCACGCGGCTCGGGACGGTCCCACGTCACCGTCATCGGCTCCCCGCTGAGCGCGAAGGCGATGAGCGTGATGGCGGGTCGGATCGCCGACTGCGGCGGCAACATCGACCGCATCGAGCGAATGGCGCGCTACCCCGTCACTGCGATCGAGCTGCACGTCTCGGGCGCCTCCCCCGAGCGCCTGCGCACGCTGCTCGCGGTGGAGGCCGCACACTCCGGGGTGGACGTCGCCGTGCAGCCGGCGAACCTGCTGCGACGCGGCGTCCGGCTCATCGTGATGGACGTGGACTCCACGCTCATCCAGGGCGAGGTCATCGAGATGCTCGCCGACCGCGCCGGCCACGGCTCGGAGGTCGCGGCCGTGACCGAGGCGGCCATGCGGGGCGAGCTCGACTTCGAGCAGTCGCTGCGCGAGCGCGTCAAGCTGCTGGCCGGCCTGGAGGAGTCGGTGTTCGACGAGGTCTACGACGAGATCGTCGTCAACCCCGGGGCGCGCACCATGGTGCGGACGCTGCGGCGCCTGGGCTACCGGTTCGCCATCGTCTCCGGCGGGTTCTCCCAGATCACCGACCGCCTCGCCGAGGACCTGGGGATCCACTTCTCGCGGGCCAACACGCTCGAGGTGGTCGACGGGCGGCTCACCGGCACCGTCCTGGGCGAGGTGGTCGACCGGGGGGCGAAGGCCGACGCGCTCCGGGAGTTCGCAGCGCGGGTCGGTGTGCCGGAGGAGGCGACCATCGCCATCGGCGACGGCGCCAACGACCTCGACATGCTCCAGGCGGCGGGCCTCGGGATCGCCTACAACGCCCGACCGGTGGTCCAGGAGATCGCCGACACGGCCGTCAACGTGCCCTACCTGGACGCGATCATGTACCTGCTGGGCATCAGCCGTGAGGAGATCGAGGCGGCCGACGCCGAGGCGGGCATCACCACGCCCGCTCCCCCGGTCTGA
- a CDS encoding DUF3099 domain-containing protein: MARSRRVDADAPIRITTAGSGRDADLAQRQRRYVIAMGTRALCFVGAVVAGLAGIDWLWPILIAGAIFLPYVAVVMANATNTRTDEMPLPDGGARHRQLGSHER; the protein is encoded by the coding sequence ATGGCCCGTTCCCGCCGCGTCGACGCCGACGCGCCGATCCGCATCACCACGGCCGGCAGTGGCCGCGACGCGGACCTGGCGCAACGCCAGCGGCGCTACGTCATCGCGATGGGCACGCGCGCACTCTGCTTCGTCGGCGCCGTGGTCGCCGGGCTGGCCGGCATCGACTGGCTGTGGCCGATCCTCATCGCGGGGGCGATCTTCCTGCCCTACGTCGCGGTGGTGATGGCGAACGCCACCAACACCCGCACCGACGAGATGCCGCTGCCCGACGGGGGCGCCCGTCACCGGCAGCTGGGGTCCCATGAGCGCTGA
- a CDS encoding dodecin: protein MSNRTYRISEIVGTSTEGIDQAVRNGIERAGQTLRHLDWFEVTEVRGQVKDGQVEHFQVGMKVGFRLEDE from the coding sequence ATGAGCAACCGGACCTACCGCATCAGCGAGATCGTCGGCACCTCCACCGAGGGCATCGACCAGGCCGTCCGCAACGGCATCGAGCGGGCCGGGCAGACGCTGCGTCACCTGGACTGGTTCGAGGTCACCGAGGTCCGTGGTCAGGTCAAGGACGGCCAGGTGGAGCACTTCCAGGTCGGCATGAAGGTCGGCTTTCGCCTCGAGGACGAGTAG
- a CDS encoding ABC transporter ATP-binding protein: MSAVLELAEVTVRRGQATLLDRVTWVVKEGERWVVLGANGAGKTTLLQVASASLHPTSGAVGVLQELIGTVDVFELRPRIGLTSAALADRIPRQEVVRDVVVSASYAVLGRWREEYDDLDHERADALLREFSIHHLADRTYGTLSEGERKRVQIARSLMTDPELLLLDEPAAGLDLGGREDLVSTLSVLAHDPASPATVLVSHHVEEIPPGFTHVLMLRDGAVAAAGPIGETLTDRTLSQTFGMPLVLEEHDGRYAARRRLHRR, encoded by the coding sequence ATGTCCGCCGTGCTGGAACTCGCCGAGGTGACGGTGCGGCGTGGGCAGGCGACCCTGCTCGACCGCGTGACGTGGGTCGTGAAGGAGGGGGAGCGCTGGGTCGTGCTGGGCGCCAACGGGGCCGGCAAGACCACCCTGCTCCAGGTCGCGTCCGCGAGCCTGCACCCGACCTCCGGTGCGGTCGGGGTGCTGCAGGAGCTGATCGGCACCGTCGACGTGTTCGAGCTGCGCCCCCGCATCGGACTGACCAGTGCCGCGCTCGCCGACCGCATCCCGCGGCAGGAGGTCGTCCGCGACGTCGTCGTCTCGGCCTCCTACGCCGTCCTGGGCCGGTGGCGCGAGGAGTACGACGACCTGGACCACGAGCGCGCCGACGCACTCCTGCGCGAGTTCAGCATCCACCACCTCGCCGATCGCACCTACGGCACGCTCAGCGAGGGCGAGCGCAAGCGGGTGCAGATCGCGCGCTCGTTGATGACCGACCCGGAGCTGCTGCTGCTCGACGAGCCCGCGGCCGGCCTCGACCTCGGTGGGCGCGAGGACCTGGTCTCGACGCTGTCGGTGCTCGCCCACGACCCGGCCTCGCCGGCCACCGTGCTGGTCTCCCACCACGTCGAGGAGATCCCGCCGGGCTTCACCCACGTGCTGATGCTGCGCGACGGCGCGGTGGCCGCCGCCGGACCGATCGGCGAGACCCTCACCGACCGCACGCTGTCGCAGACCTTCGGCATGCCGCTGGTGCTGGAGGAGCACGACGGCCGGTACGCTGCCAGACGTCGCCTGCATCGTCGCTGA
- a CDS encoding NfeD family protein has translation MDWLRDHLWEAWLAGAFALTIAELFSMELILIMLASGAVAGMVLAVAGAPFLVQALAAAAVSVGMIAFVRRPIAQRLHGGPDLEIGAERLVGERAVVTSEISGLVSGQIRLDGETWSAAAEGDTVLKPGEPVEVVAIDGATARVKPATSGELSDPTSD, from the coding sequence ATGGATTGGCTGCGAGACCACTTGTGGGAAGCGTGGCTGGCCGGCGCGTTCGCGCTGACCATCGCTGAACTCTTCAGCATGGAGCTGATCCTGATCATGCTCGCCTCGGGCGCCGTCGCCGGCATGGTGCTGGCCGTCGCCGGTGCACCCTTCCTGGTGCAGGCACTGGCCGCAGCCGCCGTCTCCGTCGGCATGATCGCCTTCGTACGCCGCCCCATCGCCCAACGGCTCCACGGAGGCCCCGACCTGGAGATCGGCGCGGAGCGCCTCGTGGGGGAGCGCGCCGTCGTGACCAGCGAGATCAGCGGCCTCGTCTCGGGCCAGATCCGGCTCGACGGCGAGACGTGGTCGGCTGCGGCCGAGGGGGACACCGTCCTCAAGCCCGGCGAGCCGGTCGAGGTGGTGGCGATCGACGGCGCCACCGCCCGCGTGAAGCCGGCGACCTCCGGCGAACTGTCCGACCCGACCAGCGACTGA
- a CDS encoding SDR family oxidoreductase — MDLGLHERVLVVTGGTRGLGRASAEALVGEGARVLVTGRDEEAVAATVTALEGIAAGPDAVGGLVADNADPETPARILAAARERWGRLDGALISVGGPPPGTPDRLTDEQWRTAFDSVFLGTVRLCRELGAELGAGGSLALVLSSSVRTPIAGLGASNGLRPGLAMLAKDLADEWGPRGIRVNGLLPGRLATDRVAQLDASSGDGEAARERWEQQIPLRRYGDPAEFGRAAAFLLSPAASFITGTMLPVDGGLLRSL, encoded by the coding sequence ATGGATCTCGGACTGCACGAACGCGTCCTCGTCGTCACCGGGGGGACCCGCGGCCTCGGCCGCGCCAGCGCGGAGGCGCTGGTCGGGGAGGGGGCACGCGTCCTGGTGACCGGCCGCGACGAGGAGGCGGTCGCGGCCACGGTCACGGCACTGGAGGGCATCGCCGCGGGCCCGGACGCCGTCGGGGGCCTCGTCGCCGACAACGCCGACCCCGAGACGCCGGCCCGGATCCTCGCCGCCGCGCGGGAGCGTTGGGGCCGACTCGACGGCGCCCTCATCAGCGTGGGCGGGCCGCCGCCGGGCACGCCGGACCGCCTCACCGACGAGCAGTGGCGCACGGCCTTCGACTCGGTGTTCCTCGGCACGGTGCGGCTGTGCCGCGAGCTCGGCGCGGAGCTCGGGGCCGGTGGGTCGCTGGCGCTGGTGCTCTCCAGCAGTGTGCGGACGCCGATCGCGGGGCTGGGGGCCTCCAACGGTCTGCGCCCGGGGCTCGCGATGCTGGCCAAGGACCTCGCCGACGAGTGGGGGCCGCGAGGGATCCGCGTCAACGGCCTGCTGCCCGGCCGGCTGGCGACCGATCGCGTGGCCCAGCTCGATGCCTCCTCCGGTGACGGCGAGGCCGCGCGCGAGCGGTGGGAGCAGCAGATCCCGCTGCGGCGCTACGGCGACCCCGCGGAGTTCGGCCGTGCTGCCGCCTTCCTGCTCTCACCCGCCGCGTCGTTCATCACCGGGACGATGCTCCCGGTCGACGGCGGGCTGCTGAGGTCGCTGTGA
- a CDS encoding glycerol-3-phosphate dehydrogenase/oxidase → MQPVALSPDYRTEALRRMEHEHLDVLVIGGGVVGGGAALDAATRGLSVGLVEARDFASGTSSRSSKLVHGGLRYLEMLDFGLVAEALRERGLLMQRIAPHLVRPVPFLYPLQHRAWERVYAGSGVALYDALSKASGHGRDMPVHRHLTRRGARRLVPALRKDALVGALQYHDAQVDDARHTFFLSRTAASYGAAVASRTRVTRLLKEGERVVGAVVVDLESGHEFEIRAGQVINATGVWTDETQSMARERGQFRVRASKGIHLVVPRDRIHSESGLILRTETSVLFVIPWKRHWIIGTTDTDWDLSKDHPAASSRDIDYLLEHVNAVLESPLTRDDVEGVYAGLRPLLAGESDATSQLSREHAVAHSVPGLVVIAGGKYTTYRVMAADAVDAAVHGLEADGRRAGPCVTEDVPLLGADGYHARWNQRRALAQRSGLHVTRIEHLLERYGTLVGELLELIADDPDLGEPLPGAEDYLRAEVVYAVTHEGARHLDDILTRRLRVSIETFDRGLDAAPHVADLVRGPLQWDDAQYDRELEHYRKRVEAERESQRQPDDQTADAARKGAPDVVPVSQHATTTEVD, encoded by the coding sequence ATGCAGCCGGTCGCGCTGTCACCCGACTACCGCACCGAGGCGCTGCGCCGGATGGAGCACGAGCACCTCGACGTGCTCGTGATCGGCGGCGGTGTCGTGGGGGGCGGCGCGGCGCTGGACGCCGCGACCCGCGGCCTGTCCGTGGGACTGGTCGAGGCGCGCGACTTCGCCTCGGGCACCTCGAGCCGCTCCTCCAAGCTGGTGCACGGCGGGTTGCGTTACCTGGAGATGCTCGACTTCGGACTGGTCGCCGAGGCGTTGCGGGAGCGGGGCCTGCTGATGCAGCGCATCGCGCCCCACCTGGTGCGACCCGTGCCGTTCCTCTACCCGCTCCAGCACCGCGCGTGGGAACGCGTGTACGCCGGCTCCGGCGTCGCGCTCTACGACGCGCTGTCGAAGGCGAGCGGCCACGGCAGGGACATGCCGGTGCACCGGCACCTCACCCGCCGGGGTGCGCGCCGACTGGTGCCGGCGCTGCGCAAGGACGCACTCGTCGGTGCGTTGCAGTACCACGACGCCCAGGTCGACGACGCCCGTCACACTTTCTTCCTCTCCCGCACCGCCGCGTCGTACGGCGCGGCCGTCGCCAGTCGGACCCGCGTCACCCGGCTGCTGAAGGAGGGGGAGCGCGTCGTCGGTGCCGTAGTGGTGGACCTCGAGAGCGGTCACGAGTTCGAGATCCGGGCCGGTCAGGTCATCAACGCCACCGGAGTGTGGACCGACGAGACCCAGTCGATGGCCCGGGAGCGCGGGCAGTTCCGTGTCCGGGCGAGCAAGGGCATCCACCTCGTGGTGCCACGCGACCGCATCCACTCCGAGAGCGGCCTGATCCTGCGCACCGAGACGTCGGTGCTCTTCGTCATCCCGTGGAAGCGCCACTGGATCATCGGCACCACCGACACCGACTGGGACCTGTCCAAGGACCATCCGGCTGCGAGCTCGCGCGACATCGACTACCTCCTCGAGCACGTCAACGCGGTGCTGGAGTCGCCGTTGACCCGCGACGACGTCGAGGGGGTCTACGCCGGCCTGCGGCCGTTGCTGGCGGGGGAGTCGGACGCGACCTCCCAGCTCTCGCGCGAGCACGCGGTGGCCCACAGCGTGCCCGGGCTGGTCGTCATCGCCGGCGGGAAGTACACCACCTACCGAGTGATGGCGGCCGATGCGGTGGACGCGGCCGTCCACGGGCTGGAGGCCGACGGGCGCCGTGCCGGTCCGTGCGTGACCGAGGACGTCCCGCTGCTGGGCGCTGACGGCTACCACGCCCGCTGGAACCAGCGCCGCGCGCTCGCCCAGCGCTCCGGCCTGCATGTCACCCGCATCGAGCACCTGCTCGAGCGCTACGGCACGCTCGTCGGGGAGCTGCTGGAGCTGATCGCCGACGACCCGGACCTGGGGGAGCCGCTCCCGGGCGCGGAGGACTACCTCCGGGCCGAGGTGGTGTACGCCGTCACCCACGAGGGCGCGCGGCACCTCGACGACATTCTGACCCGGCGGCTGCGGGTCTCGATCGAGACCTTCGACCGCGGCCTGGACGCGGCGCCACACGTCGCGGACCTGGTCCGCGGTCCCCTGCAGTGGGACGACGCCCAGTACGACCGGGAGCTGGAGCACTACCGCAAGCGGGTCGAGGCGGAGCGTGAGAGCCAGCGACAGCCTGACGACCAGACCGCGGACGCGGCGCGCAAGGGCGCACCCGACGTCGTGCCGGTCTCCCAGCACGCCACGACCACGGAGGTGGACTGA